The genomic interval AAACAAATTCGGAGTTCTGGCGCGTATTGCCACTCTTTTTGCGGCGCGCGGGTTCAATATTGACTCGCTGGCCGTCGGAGAAACCGAAAATGCCGACGTATCGCGTATGACCATCGTCGTGCGCGGCGACGACAGAATACTCGAACAGGTCGAGAAGCAGCTCAATAAACTTGTCGATGTTATCAAGGTCAGCGATTTTCTGGAGGCGCCGCACATCGAGCGCGACCTGGCTCTTATCAAAGTGAAAGTCGACAAATCCAACCGCTCCGAACTCCTGCAGATAGCCGACATTTTCCGCGCCAACATAGTGGACGTTTCCTCCGAGAGCGTGATAATAGAAGTCACGGGCGACGAAGACAAAATCGACGCGCTGATAAAATTACTCACCCCGTTCGGCATAAAAGAAATGGTGCGCACCGGCGTGGTGGCCATATCCCGCGGCGGCAAGAAATGATATTTCCGCATACTCCCCGCATACTGGTCGCCGAGGACGAAAAGGACTCCGCCAACGTTCTTAAAGAAATTTTATCGACGAGCGGATACGTCGTGGACGTGGCCTACGACGGCGAAGAAACCCTGGCTAAAATCACGGCCGCCTCCGCGCCGTCGCCATCCGGCCAAAACGGCGCGGGATACGATATTCTTATCCTCGACATTTTTATGCCGCGCGTATCGGGCAGCGAAGTCCTCAAAATAGTCAAAGGCGACCCGCGCACCCGTCTTCTTCCCGTCATAATGGTCACCGGTTTGGGCGAGGACAAGGACAAACTTGAAGCCATCGACGCCGGCTGCGACGACTTTCTGACCAAGCCGTTTAATTTTGCGGAACTTCTGGCCCGCGTGCGCTCGCTTCTTAAAATGAAGTTCGCGCTCGATTCTCTGGATTCGGCGGAAAACGTGATTTTCTCTCTGGCCCGCGCCATAGAAGCCAAGGACGCCTACACTCAGGGACATACCGAGCGCGTGAGCCAACTGGCCGTTCTGGTGGGCGAGCGCCTTAAACTCGGCGCCGAAGATACCGACGCGCTGTTTAAGGGCGGCATACTTCACGACATAGGAAAAATCGGCGTTCCCGACGGAGTTTTGAATAAACCCGGACGCCTCGATCCCGATGAGTTTAAGATAATCCAAACGCATCCCGACATCGGCGCCCGTATCTGCGGCAAACTCAATTCCATCAAAAACGCCATCCCCGTCATAAGATATCATCACGAAAAACTCGACGGCACCGGCTATCCCGACGGCCTTGCGGGCGCCGCGGTTCCGGTTACCGCGCGCATTATGGCCATAGTCGACGTTTACGACGCTCTGACTTCCACAAGACCATACAGACCGGCCATGCCCAAAGCGCGCGCGCTTTCCATTCTCAACGAGGAGTCCGACCGCGGATGGTGGGACAAGGAAATCCTCGTCGAGTTCGCCGACATCGTAAATCCCATGGCCTAAAGAAATTTTTACGCCCCGCGCCGCCCAAAATATGAACGTCATTCCGGCTTTAAGCGCTTTCTTCGGGGGATTCGCGATGTTCTTCACCCCCTGCGTTCTGCCTCTTATACCCGTCTATCTCGTCTACATATCCGGTCTCACGCTGTCGGAACTTTCCGGCGGGGAGCGCGCGGGCCGGATGGCCGCTTTCAGACATTCCGTGTTTTTTGCCGCCGGTTTTACGACGGTTTTTTTTGTGCTGGGTTTAAGCGCCACCGCCGCGAGCGCGTTTTTATTCGACAATAAGGACACCGTCAGAACCATCGGCGGCGCGCTTCTGGTCGTCTTGGGTTTTTTTGTGGCGGGATTTTGGCGGCCCCGCTTTCTTATGAACGACAAAAGATTCTTGGGCTCGGTAAAGCCCGCCGGATACGCGGGGTCGTTTTTCGTCGGAGCGGCTTTCGCGGGTGGTTGGAGTCCTTGCGTGGGGCCCGCGCTCGTAATGGTGCTTTCGCTGGCGGCGTCGCGCGATACGCTTTCCGTGGGAGCGGCTCTTCTTGCGCTTTTTTCCGTCGGACTGGCTCTGCCGTTTGTGCTTGCGGGGCTGTTTGCCTCAAAACTGATTCCGTTCATCGCAAAAATAAAACACCGCCTGAAATACGTCGAGACGGCGCTTGGTGTTCTGATAATGCTCACCGGCCTGGCGCTTATTTTCAGGATTATCTGACACGCCTCGCCGACGGCATTATCGTCGGAATATTTGGTTTGTTTTTGTCGATTTGATATATAGAATACTGTTTAACGAAATTTACGGAGGTATCTTTTATGGAAGGTATAGTAATCGCATTATTGGGCGCGGCGCTTGCGGTCTTTATGGCAGGTTCGGGCTCGGCCATAGGAATAGGAACAGTGGGCGCGGCGGCCAACGGTCTTTTGAGCGAAGAGCCCGAAAAATTCGGCTCTATGTTTCTTTTGGTGGCGTTGCCCGGAACGCAGGGTATATACGGATTCGTCGTGGGCTTTCTCGTCCTTATAAAAGTGGGACTTATAGCCGGCAATCTGGCCGCGCTTACGGTTTCACAGGGATGGCAGATTTTCGCGGCCTGCCTGCCGATAGCTTTTGCCGGACTCATTTCGGCTATACACCAGGGGCGCGTTTGCGCGGCCGGTGTCGCCGTGGCTGCCAAACAGCCGTCGTCGATAATGAAGGCGCTGGTCTACGGCGTGCTCGTTGAAACATACGCGCTTATCGGCTTTGTGGCGTCGTTCTTCATCTTGAACGGAATAAAAATCTGACGGCATTTGCGCCGGAGTCATAATGCTCCGCTAAAAATATGGCCATTGAAGACATACTCAAATACGTCGACGGAGAAACCGCCGCGAAGTGCGAAAAAATAGTAGCCGAGGCGCGCGCCGCCGCGGCCGAAACTGCGGCCGCCGCGCGCGAGGAAATGGGCCGCCTGTCCAAGGAATGCGGCCGCAGAAGCGATATGGCGCGCCGCGCTTCCGAGGAGCATCATCTCCGCCGCGCCAGAATGGCCGCCCGCGACGCATCGCTGGCCGTCCGCCGCGAAATACTCGACGACCTCTACGCCGACATTTTCAAAAAGATATCCTCGTCGGATTCCGCGAAAATTCCGCTCTACGAAAAACTGCTCGACGGACTTCATCAGTCGGCTTCCGCGGAGCTTGTGACTTCGGCCGCGGAGTCCGAGATATGGTCGAGGTTGAAAAAGCGCGTGAAACATTCCAAGGCGTCCGAAGGTAATTTCGCCAGCGGATTCATATACCGCACGGCGGACGCTTCGTGGGATTTTACGCTTGAAAACATTTTCGCCGATTTCCGCGCCAAGACGCAGAGCGAAGCCGCATTCATGATTTTTGAAACGTGCTCACCGGAAAAATGAAACCATCCGATTACGCTTCTTCCGTCG from Elusimicrobia bacterium HGW-Elusimicrobia-1 carries:
- a CDS encoding acetolactate synthase small subunit translates to MRHTISVLVENKFGVLARIATLFAARGFNIDSLAVGETENADVSRMTIVVRGDDRILEQVEKQLNKLVDVIKVSDFLEAPHIERDLALIKVKVDKSNRSELLQIADIFRANIVDVSSESVIIEVTGDEDKIDALIKLLTPFGIKEMVRTGVVAISRGGKK
- a CDS encoding cytochrome C biogenesis protein, which encodes MNVIPALSAFFGGFAMFFTPCVLPLIPVYLVYISGLTLSELSGGERAGRMAAFRHSVFFAAGFTTVFFVLGLSATAASAFLFDNKDTVRTIGGALLVVLGFFVAGFWRPRFLMNDKRFLGSVKPAGYAGSFFVGAAFAGGWSPCVGPALVMVLSLAASRDTLSVGAALLALFSVGLALPFVLAGLFASKLIPFIAKIKHRLKYVETALGVLIMLTGLALIFRII